Genomic segment of Tindallia magadiensis:
ATCCGGAAACTTTTCGCATACCGTATGGACAGGTGAGTAAATATACCTTTCTGCATTCGCCCAGCTAGGTAGTTTAAGATGGAACAAATGAAATTTCATTCCAATAAGAAACATTCCCAATCCAAGAGCATATACAATGATCATACCACTAAGATCTTTCCAGTTCCAGAAGTTCATATCTATTAAATAATTTGAAATAAATTCGGGATCATAGGAGAATGCCATTGCTGCAGGTATTAAGGCTGTATCCATCAGCCAGTTTGGTGCCACTCCAAAGAAAATAATAAAAGCAGCTAAAATTCCCATCGGTATATTCATAGTTTTAGGGTCTTCGATTTTCAAAGTCTCATTATCTTTGTTTTTTCTTAGAAAAATAAAATAGAAAAATTTTATAAATGAACATACGGTTCCAGCGCTTACCACCGTAAAAATCCATTCAGCATATTCAAAGGAGGGATGGCCATAAAGAAATGCCTCTTCAATTGCATGATGCAACACCGTCTTACTGGCATAACCATTAAACAGGGGCATCCCTGTAATCCCAAGAGCCGCTATTAAGCAAAGTGCAGCTGTAATCGGCATCTTTCTCCACAAGCTTCCCATTTTATACATGTTCGTTTCCCCTGTCTGGTAGTAGACCACTCCTGCTACCATAAACAGCAACACCTTAAATAAAGAATGGTTCAACATATGGTACATACTTCCCACAAATCCCATTGGTCCAATGTAACCAAGATACGCCGCAACACCTGCTCCCATAATGATATAACCCATTTGCGAAACACTATGGTAAGCAAGCATTTTTTTTGTGCTTGCCTGTTGAAGTGCCATAAAAACTCCGACTACCATCGTTAAAATACCAAGCCATATCACTACAAAGCCTATATTCGCTGATACTTCCCATAGCTTTGGATAAAATTGAAGGCCCTGCGTTGCATCAACAGAAAAAGTGACAGACAACACTTTTAAGATTCCATAGGCTCCTACTTTAATCAAAACGCCTGACGATAGTGCGATTACCGCAATAGGTGCTCCATCATAGACTTTAGGCATCCAAAAGTGAAAGGGTGCCATACCCGCCTTTATCCCAAAGCCTACAATTAAGAAAAAAGCTATCATGTATTTGATATATCCTAGTTCACTAAAACGGACAGCTAGCGTTGTCCATTCGAAGGTTGCTGTGTAAGCAGACAACATCAAAATACCACTAAGAATCATCAAACCTCCAATAATGCCCATATAAATGTACACAAACCCAGCTTCTAATTGTTCGTCACCTCGGTGATAAACCATTAATGCATAAGAAGCAAAGGTCATAATTTCAAAAAAGAGGAAAAAGCTCAGCAAATCTCCTGCTAAAAGCGTTCCTATCGTTGCAATATAAGTTACGGTGTAGAAGATATAATTAATATCTTCGCGACTAAAATAACCAATTACTAACCATAGCATTCCTGCCAATATCAGTAATGGAAAGTTTAATAGATCTACCTTAAAGAATATTCCCGTTTCGAAAACACCGGTAATATTATAAATAATAGGTTCTCTCAATACTTCTGGAAATGTCAAAAGAAATAATATGGTGGTTATCAAAATATATGCCTTCACCAAAGTTCTGCGCAGTCTTCTTTCCTTTGAGCCTACCAACGGGATAACAACGACTTCCATGGCAACAAAGGCAACAAATAATAACGGTAAACCTATTTGAATAATGATACGTGCCAGATTCACAAGATTGACCCCTTTCCTATTAAGTGAATTAGCGAATAAACACTGTTAGAAAAAATAGTGTTGCAACGAGGATCATTGCATATATATATACATCCGCATTATTTGTCCTCACTTCATATTGATCTGTTATCTTTCGAGAGAAAGTCATTACGATTTTTGCAATCGGTTTGTACATAACAAATTCAAAATCCATCCATTTGGGCATATGCAGATGAAAAAGGTCAAATTTTTTCCCTGCAAAGAAAATCCCAAAACCCAGGAAATAAACCGGAATCATCCCCATGACATCTTTCGCATTAAAAAAGTTCATTCCTACCAAATAGCTTTCGATAAAATTTGGATCATAGGTAAATGTCCGTGCCGCCGGAATAATAAAATGATCCATTAAATAGTTCGGCGCCAGTCCAATCCCTATAATTAATAACGCAATTCCACCCATCGCCATTTGCATCATACCATTACCACTTTTCGAAAGATTCTGATGTTCTTTAGGACATTTACCAAGAAAAACGTAGGAAAACATTTTTATAAAGGAACATACGGTTCCCGCACTTACAATGGTAAAAATCACTTCCGCATACTTAAAAGAGTAATGTCCATACTGATAAGCCTCGTCAATGGCATGATGAAGTACGGATTTACTGGCAAATCCATTAAAACCTGGCATCCCTGTAATTCCAAGAGCTGCCACAAGGCAAACAAGGGCCGAAAATGGCATTTGCCTCCATAATCCACCTAGGTTATACATGTTTCTCTCGTGGGTTTTAAGGTATACCACGCCTGCTACCATAAACAATAGTGCCTTAAACAAGGCATGGTTCACGGTATGATAAATACTGCCGGCAAAACCCATGGCACCAATATATCCTAAATAGGACGCTACACCAACACCCATGATAATATATCCCATTTGGCTAATGCTATGATATGCTAACATTTTTTTCATATCGCCTTGTTGGAGTGCCATAAAAACGCCAACAGCCATGGTAAAGATACCAATCCAGATGACAATAGCACCCATATTTGTCGACAAGCTCCATAAGGGATCATCTCTTCCTGAAACAAGGTGTCCTGCAGGCATAAAAAAACTTGTCGCAATTCTTAATAAACCATAAGCACCTATTTTGATTAATAAGCCAGAAAGCAGTGCCGAAGCAGGCGTTGGTGCAACCGGATGAGCTTTCG
This window contains:
- a CDS encoding complex I subunit 5 family protein, which translates into the protein MNLARIIIQIGLPLLFVAFVAMEVVVIPLVGSKERRLRRTLVKAYILITTILFLLTFPEVLREPIIYNITGVFETGIFFKVDLLNFPLLILAGMLWLVIGYFSREDINYIFYTVTYIATIGTLLAGDLLSFFLFFEIMTFASYALMVYHRGDEQLEAGFVYIYMGIIGGLMILSGILMLSAYTATFEWTTLAVRFSELGYIKYMIAFFLIVGFGIKAGMAPFHFWMPKVYDGAPIAVIALSSGVLIKVGAYGILKVLSVTFSVDATQGLQFYPKLWEVSANIGFVVIWLGILTMVVGVFMALQQASTKKMLAYHSVSQMGYIIMGAGVAAYLGYIGPMGFVGSMYHMLNHSLFKVLLFMVAGVVYYQTGETNMYKMGSLWRKMPITAALCLIAALGITGMPLFNGYASKTVLHHAIEEAFLYGHPSFEYAEWIFTVVSAGTVCSFIKFFYFIFLRKNKDNETLKIEDPKTMNIPMGILAAFIIFFGVAPNWLMDTALIPAAMAFSYDPEFISNYLIDMNFWNWKDLSGMIIVYALGLGMFLIGMKFHLFHLKLPSWANAERYIYSPVHTVCEKFPDFCVQRYEKPIIFGDTLIYAILLSVILAMLVISRVFV
- a CDS encoding complex I subunit 5 family protein is translated as MGEIENMKNASQGKPLNKWYQNITKDYFCVSCIVMFGISLILVALFVIATYGYREGELYCRYLGLCSGNFTIIDKAIHFPYLPLLAMLIPFLGGPLEAYVGKRSDRLRDLIVVFSTFATFLVIMAMYPQVIDGGIQNEIPGVFGYGLHFNVDMLSYIMVSTAGILWLMVSIYSHEYMMTEYHRERFYLFKAITFSGVLGTVMAGDILTMFLFFEIMTFSSYLLVAHNQSSDSILAGNNYIYMGVGGGLAVLVGMLLLLFNTNHLDFAFLAMELSDTGWLQYAISFLFLVGFGIKAGMLPLHIWLPKAHPVAPTPASALLSGLLIKIGAYGLLRIATSFFMPAGHLVSGRDDPLWSLSTNMGAIVIWIGIFTMAVGVFMALQQGDMKKMLAYHSISQMGYIIMGVGVASYLGYIGAMGFAGSIYHTVNHALFKALLFMVAGVVYLKTHERNMYNLGGLWRQMPFSALVCLVAALGITGMPGFNGFASKSVLHHAIDEAYQYGHYSFKYAEVIFTIVSAGTVCSFIKMFSYVFLGKCPKEHQNLSKSGNGMMQMAMGGIALLIIGIGLAPNYLMDHFIIPAARTFTYDPNFIESYLVGMNFFNAKDVMGMIPVYFLGFGIFFAGKKFDLFHLHMPKWMDFEFVMYKPIAKIVMTFSRKITDQYEVRTNNADVYIYAMILVATLFFLTVFIR